The genomic segment AAGCCTCGGGGTATTTAAGCTTTTGGCTCTGGGTACAGGAAGCGTTATCCGGCAGTGAACGCCTGGCTTTTCTCGAGCAGTGGGGATGTATCGGACACCCGACACATCCAAATTTTCGGGTGAAATCCGGTTTTTCTTTTTCTGAAACGTTGAGTTACTCGCCTGAATTTGAAGCGCGAGTCCCGCTCTACTGGTGCGCATTGGCGCGCCATTCTGTGAAAAGTGCGGCAGAAGACCGGCGCTTAGACACGCTTTTGCGCCAGCATTTTCCGCTCGAATATCAAGCCTTTTGCGAACGCCTGAGTGCGCGACACAAAAATCCCGAAGACTACCAGGCGTTGGTGGTGCATCCCTGGCAGTGGCGCAATCGCCTGCGCCGCGCATGCGCGCCTTTAATTCTTAAAGGAGATGCCATCGCTTTTCCCGAGCATCAGTGGGCGCGCCCCAGTATGTCGTTTCGCACGATGATGCCGGAGTCAGGAGGGCCGCATTTGAAGCTCTCAGTCGGGGTGCATACCACGTCCGCCACGCGTACCGTGTCGGTGGCCTCCGTACGCAACGGCCCGGAAGTTTCACGCTGGATAAATGGCCTGCTCGCGCAGTATGGTCATTTTGAGGGAAGTCTCTATCTCGCGGCCGAACGTGGCGGCATGCATCTTGACAGCCCGGATGTGGACGCTGCTTTAAACAGGCACTGCGCCATGATTGTGCGGGAGAATCCCGCGACCTGCGTGCCAGAGACGGCGGTACTCGTTCCGCTTGCGGCATTGTTTGCCATGTCCCCCGTGAGTCAGAAGCCACTGCTCCTTGAAGTGTATACCGCGAGCGGCATGCACCTCACAGAATTTTTTGCCGAATGGTGCCGCTGTGTGCTGCGTGGTCAGTTAACGCTTCTTTTGCGCCACGGCCTGGCATTTGAAGCGCATCAGCAGAATGTGCTCGTGGCTATTGCGCAGAGTCGTATTCTGGCACTTGTGCTGCGCGATCTTGGCGGCATTGGCATTGGCGATGCGGCATTTTTTGACAATCAGGACTATCCGCGTCTGCACGCGGATGTCACCATCGGCAACCGCACGCTGGAAGCGCTATGCGCAACATTTACCCATGGCAACCTCTTAAGCCATCTGGCAACCTGCATTGAAGCCTTCTCTGCACACAGCGATATGACGCAGGAAGCACTCTGGGGCATCGTGCGCGACTGTCTGGAAAAAGAACTGGCAGCATTGGCTGCAGTTGTTCCCGAGGCGCGTCTTCAGGAAGCGCGCCTGCGGCTTTTACGCCATCCCTGGAAGCAGAAGTGCCTGCTTTCCATGCGTCTTCTCCATGAGTCGGGCATGAACCAGTATACTTCCGTTAAAAATCCGCTGGTGAAACCTGCATGAAAGCATCGGTCATGCGCTGCATGCTGGGCGGTCAGTTTTTAATGATGCTGGCCCTTGAAATGGGTAATACCTGGATGGGGCTCATGATTGCGGGCCTCGAGGACGTTCCCGCCAGTCAGGTGGTTTTCTGGAACATGCTCGCCTTGTTACTGCCGATGGTGGCAAGCATGGTGATGGCGCCTTTATGGGGGTACCTGTCAGACCGCCATGGCTACCGCCCCATGCTGATGCGTGCGGCAATGGCCCTATGCCTTTCTCAGATAATGATGCTGTTTGCGAGCTCGACACGGGTTATCCTTCTCATTCGCCTGCTGCAGGGGCTTTTTGCGGGGTTTCTCGCCGCCATGCAGGCGTATGCGCTTGCTTTTGACAACAGGGAGCAGCGGGGGCGCATTCTTGTGCGACTGCAATCGGCAAGAGCGCTCGGTACCGGGTTTGCGGGAGTGACAGGAGGGGCTCTACTGGGAGCCGGCGGCTTTACGCTGCTCTATGCCGCGGCGGCACTGTTGTGTTTTTTCGCGCTCGGCTGGATGTATATGGCACTTCCGCGTGTAGAAGTGACACGGACCGAGACGGTTGAGCGCACAGACGCTCGAGGCATGAGCCGCATGCTGCTCGTCAGCGGGACCTTGATAATCCTCGCGCAGCTGATTCGCTTTTTCCCTGAAGCCGTTTTTACGCTCGCCATGAATAACCGCATGCCAGGGCAATATCTCGCCACAGGGCTGTTGTGTTCATTGCCCGCCATCGGGCTGCTTGCCAGTACGTCGTGGACCGGGCGCCGTATCGATGCCGCGCGTGCCTGCCCCCGTTTGCGGCGCCGCTTTTTGCTGGGGTGCGCGCTTCTTGGCGGCTTTTCCATGCTGCTTCAGGCATTGGATGCGGGGTATGTAGTCAGTGCGCTGGCGCGCTTTAGCTGGGGGATTACCTTAGGCGCACTCCTGCCAGCACTTTTTTGTGAAATCAATGACCGCGCTCACGCGCCGGGTGCTGCGGTTGGAATGGCGAATGCTTTTGCAAAGGCCGGAAACATCCTTGGGGTCGGGCTGGGTGGTTTTGCCGCAGGCCTGATGCCGCTTTCTTCCTTGTTTTTACTGCTGGCGCTACTCTATGGGCTGTTCATGGTTATCGTTCGAGTGGGCTTTAGAGAAGGAAAAATTTCTGAGTTTTCTGGCGGGAAGGAGATTTTGTCGCAATGAACAGGCGTCTGCTGCTCGTCATTCTCTTCAGCTGGTTTCTTGGCAATGCCGGAATCTATTTTTTAGCCCCGGCACTGCCACGCCTTGCGGAGGACTTTCAGGTGGCGGCAGGGGTCATTCCTCTTGTAATGTCGTTCTTTCTCGTGGGTAAGGCGCTTGGCATGCTGCTCTGGGGATTTGTGAGTGAGCGCGTGGGCAGGCGCCCGGTATTTCTTGGGGGGCTTTGGCTTTATGTGCTGAGCAACGGGTTTGCCGCAGTCTCTGTGAGCCTGCCGCAGATGCTTCTGGCCCGTGGACTCCAGGGACTTGCCGTTGGCGCAACCCTTTTAATGGGGCGTGCCATGGTGAATGATTCAGAGCCTGAAGCCAAAGCCATTGCCCGCTTTGGCTTTCTTTTTTCCGCAGGCGGCGTCTGCATCGCATTCTTACCATTGCTCGGCAGCCTGCTGGTCGGCGTTTACGGATGGCGGGGAGCCAGTTTGGCCATGGCGTGTTATGGCCTCGTCCTGTTGCTTCCTGCCCGCAAAATTACGGAAACCCGCCCGTCTTTGGAACAGAAGGTATGCTTTACCGAAAGTCTGCGCAAGGTGTTCCATAACGGCTATTTTGTGCGCATTCTTGCGGTGTCTGCGTTGATGATGGCGGGGGAATCCGCGTTTAATACCAGCAGCGCCATTGTTTTGATGCACACGGAAGGTTTTAGCCTCGCCGCTTTTGGCGGTATTAAGACACTCGTATTATTCGCACATATCTTTGGCACACTCGCATGCGCCGCACTTTCCCGGTACACAGACAGCGACCGGCTGGTCGGGGCTGGTGTGAGTGCTTTTGGTCTGGCCTCCGTCATGGCACTGGGAGCCGCATGGGTATCCGCATCCATACTGTTAACGTTTTTGCTGCCAATGCTTGTATATTATTTCGGTACGGGCTTTGTCGTTACAGCCGCTACGGCTGCCAGCGTGCGTCCTTTTCCGGGGCGCATGGCGCTCGCTCTTGGCATTTCGCTCTGTTTTCAGTTTGGTTTTTCTGCACTGGCCAGTTTCTGCTGCAGCCTTGCCGGAATTGAAAACACCTGGTCCCTGATGGGGGTAGTCGCTGCAAGCGGAATACTTGCGATGGCAGTATGGTTTTTTCCTTGCAGAAGGGTTATCGCAACCCGCAATGAAGTGTGATACGATGCTTGTTTTTCATTCTGGAGAGGAATCATGAAACGTTTGAGCCGTGTACTGATGGCTTTGAGTCTGTTGATGGCAGGCACAGCTGCTCTGGCAGATGGAGCAAGAATTGGCGTGGTTGATTTGCAGAAAATCATGCAGACCTCCACCCAGATGAAAGCCATCCAGGAAAAGCTTGAGAAAGAGTTCAAGCCCCGCCGTGACAAGCTGGTTGCCATGGAAGAGTCTTTGAAAAAAGACATGGAAAAATTCAAGCGTGACAGTGCGGTCATGAGTCAGACGCAAAAGAAAGAGCTTGAGCGCGCGATAGTTGCTTCACAGCAGAAGTTTGAGCGTGAAGGTCAGCAGTATCAGCAGGAACTCAGCACCGCTCACAATGAAGCGATGGAAGAACTGTACGGCAAAATCCGCGCGGCGATTACCCGTGTTGCGAGCACCGGCAAGTACGACATTGTTTTGCAGAAAGACGCAGCACCTTTCAGCTCTGACAAGCTGGATGTTACGGCTCAGGTAATGAAAGAAATTCATTAATACCTGCGCTGTACGCGTTCTGCAAAAGCGAAAACCGTGCCTCTCGGGGCACGGTTTTCGTATCGTTCATATGCCACCAGGCAGCTGGTGGTTATAAATCGGGGCACGAATCACGAGGGGCTTAGCATGACGGAATCCGTTGTTGATATTCGTAGTATTCTTGAGCATATTCCACACAGGTATCCGTTTCTTCTGGTGGACAGAGTGCTGGAATATACGCCGTTTGAGTACCTCACCGCCATTAAAAACGTCACCATGAATGAGCCGTTTTTCCAGGGGCATTTCCCGGGGCAGCCCATTATGCCTGGCGTCTTGATGCTGGAAGCGCTGGCGCAGGCCAGTGCCATACTCTCGAGTCTTTCGCGATCTGCAAGCGAGGGGCATTCGTTTATGTATTTTTTTGCAGGCATCGACAATGCACGCTTTAAACAGATAGTAACGCCTGGCGATCAGCTGCGGCTTGAAGCCCGGCTGGTTAACCGCAAGCGCGATTTCTGGGCCATGCACTGTGAAGCATGGGTCGGCGACAAGCTTGCGTGTGCGGCCGATTTGTTGAGTGTTGCGAAGGAAGTAAAAAGTGATCAGTGAACATGCAATTATTCATCCTTCCGCCAGACTGGGGAAAGGGGTATCTGTAGGGCCTGGCGCAATTATCGGCGCCGATGTTGAAATCGGGGATAATACCTGGGTAGGTCCGCACGCAGTGATTGAAGGTCCTACGCGCATTGGGAAAAACAACCGCATTTTCCAGTTTGCATC from the Legionella geestiana genome contains:
- a CDS encoding IucA/IucC family protein, translating into MIPALTPSASLSETLRFFLFETGLSVSGARMQSALMQAEKRCVKRLQAAVLREGLANAPFPVSGMPRFLQHLQNNLQENGLKEALRWEKVCRELEQSIANDALASVYRAHWQECLLREASGYLSFWLWVQEALSGSERLAFLEQWGCIGHPTHPNFRVKSGFSFSETLSYSPEFEARVPLYWCALARHSVKSAAEDRRLDTLLRQHFPLEYQAFCERLSARHKNPEDYQALVVHPWQWRNRLRRACAPLILKGDAIAFPEHQWARPSMSFRTMMPESGGPHLKLSVGVHTTSATRTVSVASVRNGPEVSRWINGLLAQYGHFEGSLYLAAERGGMHLDSPDVDAALNRHCAMIVRENPATCVPETAVLVPLAALFAMSPVSQKPLLLEVYTASGMHLTEFFAEWCRCVLRGQLTLLLRHGLAFEAHQQNVLVAIAQSRILALVLRDLGGIGIGDAAFFDNQDYPRLHADVTIGNRTLEALCATFTHGNLLSHLATCIEAFSAHSDMTQEALWGIVRDCLEKELAALAAVVPEARLQEARLRLLRHPWKQKCLLSMRLLHESGMNQYTSVKNPLVKPA
- a CDS encoding MFS transporter, producing the protein MKASVMRCMLGGQFLMMLALEMGNTWMGLMIAGLEDVPASQVVFWNMLALLLPMVASMVMAPLWGYLSDRHGYRPMLMRAAMALCLSQIMMLFASSTRVILLIRLLQGLFAGFLAAMQAYALAFDNREQRGRILVRLQSARALGTGFAGVTGGALLGAGGFTLLYAAAALLCFFALGWMYMALPRVEVTRTETVERTDARGMSRMLLVSGTLIILAQLIRFFPEAVFTLAMNNRMPGQYLATGLLCSLPAIGLLASTSWTGRRIDAARACPRLRRRFLLGCALLGGFSMLLQALDAGYVVSALARFSWGITLGALLPALFCEINDRAHAPGAAVGMANAFAKAGNILGVGLGGFAAGLMPLSSLFLLLALLYGLFMVIVRVGFREGKISEFSGGKEILSQ
- a CDS encoding MFS transporter, with product MNRRLLLVILFSWFLGNAGIYFLAPALPRLAEDFQVAAGVIPLVMSFFLVGKALGMLLWGFVSERVGRRPVFLGGLWLYVLSNGFAAVSVSLPQMLLARGLQGLAVGATLLMGRAMVNDSEPEAKAIARFGFLFSAGGVCIAFLPLLGSLLVGVYGWRGASLAMACYGLVLLLPARKITETRPSLEQKVCFTESLRKVFHNGYFVRILAVSALMMAGESAFNTSSAIVLMHTEGFSLAAFGGIKTLVLFAHIFGTLACAALSRYTDSDRLVGAGVSAFGLASVMALGAAWVSASILLTFLLPMLVYYFGTGFVVTAATAASVRPFPGRMALALGISLCFQFGFSALASFCCSLAGIENTWSLMGVVAASGILAMAVWFFPCRRVIATRNEV
- a CDS encoding OmpH family outer membrane protein; this encodes MKRLSRVLMALSLLMAGTAALADGARIGVVDLQKIMQTSTQMKAIQEKLEKEFKPRRDKLVAMEESLKKDMEKFKRDSAVMSQTQKKELERAIVASQQKFEREGQQYQQELSTAHNEAMEELYGKIRAAITRVASTGKYDIVLQKDAAPFSSDKLDVTAQVMKEIH
- the fabZ gene encoding 3-hydroxyacyl-ACP dehydratase FabZ; this translates as MTESVVDIRSILEHIPHRYPFLLVDRVLEYTPFEYLTAIKNVTMNEPFFQGHFPGQPIMPGVLMLEALAQASAILSSLSRSASEGHSFMYFFAGIDNARFKQIVTPGDQLRLEARLVNRKRDFWAMHCEAWVGDKLACAADLLSVAKEVKSDQ